A segment of the Aptenodytes patagonicus chromosome 3, bAptPat1.pri.cur, whole genome shotgun sequence genome:
CTCTGAGCAGTGTTACAAGCATGGGCAGCGGTACTTGGGTCTGCAAtaagactttcttttctttataggCTTGTGGGTCCTCTCAGGAATATCAGAAGATTAAACCAGGTAAGAGTTAATTCTCAgactagccttttttttttttttttttttttttttttttagcctgaatAAATCCTCCCCAGAATTTGTTGGGCACATCCAGCCTTGGAAAGCCAGGAGCAACAATCTGGCCCCAGGGAGgcatggggaggaaaggggacaTGGCTGATATCGAgtgctggggaaaggaaaaatcagtgcTAGTGTGGGAGATAATGTGTGCTGCTATCTTACAGCTGCCAAACCCCCACTGCAGCGCAGGACCCCGGAGGCAGGAGCGATGCACTGTAGCGAATCACTGTTGGGCAGCAATTAAGACAAGTAGCAAAAGTTCAATCCAAACTTTAATTGTGCTCCTGTAGGGTAAACCTATCGCTGGCTTGTGGCTCTTCTAGCTTTGAGATAGCGATTTTGGAAAATACCATATTTCTTCCTGCCCGAGGGAAGGTGTTTCCCTCTTTGAGGGCTAAATTAGCTATGGTGAGATGCTAATGTTGCTTATCCTACTGAGCCTCTGAGGACTTCTTGCTTGGCTGAACTCTTTAAAGCAAAGGGGTTGAAAATGCCTTCAGGAGAGCATTACCTTCCAGTTCTGCAGGTGTATAAACAACAAACGTTGCCTGCGTGCTGAAACCAAATGTAATTGCACGCTTGTTGCTTTTGTAACTTGTCCTGATGTGGCAATTCCCTGAGCCTTTAGCTTTGATCCCTAAATAGCCCGACCCTGGGGACCTGCCTCCCTGGGACAAGTGGCACCCACTGCATGGCCATGCTGGGACCTCTGCGCTCCTGCGTGGCCATGTCGGGGGGGATGGGACTCAAAGCATGAGCGTGTCCTGCTCTGGGGTGGTAGCAGTGGGGGTACAGCCCACTCTCTGTGGGGCAGGAGATGGTGGTGGCCTGGGCTTctccagctgcccccagccctccaAGTACTCTGGAGCGGCATGTACTGGTGGAGTGAGCACTGATGGGGAGGAGGTTTGGGGTAGGCTGCGGGTATGGCTGGAAGGGATGGCAGTTTTAGGTTCATCTCAGGCTGGTGCATAGGTGCATGCCCAGGTGGCCTCCTCCCCTTGACCCCAGGACCTGACACAGGGTTACTTGCATGTTTTCCTGCTGATGGATTTGCATGTTGCTTGGCAAATGGGAGTGTGCAAATGGGGAGATAAGGgagcttgaaaataatttctggaagTAAGGGCTAGTAACTCTTTCTGGGAAGCGGAGATGGAGGAAAACTTGAGGTTGTTGCTTCTTGTCTTCCAGGGTCAGATTTTCCTTGGATATTGGCATATGTGCCTATAAGAAGCTGCCACAGAGTCCTGAAGGACAAGTATGGGGAGTTTTCTCCTCCAGTGTACCATGGTGATTCCCCAATAAACTTTTGGTGCAACTGGACAATCTGGGCAGGCTCCAGAAAGcatataataatttatattcaGGGCTTTATCGCTAAGGAGGGTTGCAACAAAAATGAGGACAAAATCCTATTTGAAGGAGTTTCTTCACTGGTGGAAGACAGTGTGGTTTACGCTTGCTGGAAAAAGGAGACGCAGGTTTTTGCCACCTTTGCTCAGGCTGTTCATGTTGTGTTGCTGAAGAGGTACTTGCCAAACTGCAGAGACACACAATTTAAAGGGAAGTACTACATCTTCCAAGACCAGGAAGGTGAATCTTCCTTCAAAGATGATGTTATTTCTGAAACTCCTGCTCCAAAACTACCAAAGCAAGATAGTATTTTTCAGTCTGGATGGGCTGAAGACCTTAGACATGTGCTGGGCTTTGCAACCACACATAGCACCATAAGCCTTGGCAAGACCATGGTGTTGAGTGGTGGGTCGCCGCAGGGAAGAGGGAGCACACTGGGTACTACTGCTGTGGAAAGTCCTGTTGAGCTTGTCCCATATGAAGGTGCAAGGACACTGTTCCTGGAAACAAAAGCTCCTTGTGTGCTGGGGTCTGAGCTGCGAGGAGGTCTGAGATGCTGCAAGGAAGCTCAAGGCAGAGGAACACCTGGGCCCATAATCCCCACCGTACCGCAAGATACCTGGAGTCAGAGTCTCTCCATGAGTGGGGACAACACTGTGGATTTTCGTTATATGCACAGGCTTTCAAGTATGCTTTTGGAAACTCCTTTGCTCGGTGCCTTGCAGGTAGTGGAGCCTTTTTTGCAGCCAGCAGGCGTGGGTCTGGAGAACAGGCAGTCTGTCCTGCACCCTACCCTGAGGCCAAAAGATCTGGGAGACTTACAGTTTACTATTAAACCAACATACACAAGTTGCCTGAACTTGGATGCATTCTCACAGGCTTTGTCCCctggcagaagagaaagcaaagagaacaCAGATACCACCATGTACCGAGGGGTCAGCACAGTCAGTTTAGAGAAGGATGAAAGCCATCCCCAGTCAAGTGGCCTGGCTGATGACACAGCGAGTAGTGATTCTGATGGCCTTGCAAAGGGCCTGATGCCCAGCCTGAGTAGCCTGTATAATGTGGTAAATGGGGATTGCTCACAGCTGCTATCTGAGAGAAGCCAAAGATGCCAAAGCAGTTTTGGGGATTTGTCCATGACTCAACCTGAGTTGGGAACAACTGGCCTCCAACATACAAAGCTCATGGGTATTTCCTCCCCAGAATGTTTTAGGGCAGTTGTTGAGGGGAAAACAGTGTTGCATCCCACAGCACCATGGGACTTCCTCCAAGAGCATCCTCATTTGTGTGGCCAGAGCACTCACGTCCTGCATTCAGCCCCTACAGACCCTGGGAGCCTTCCCCAAAACGCTCAAGCACATGACTGTCCAACTGCTGACAAAGCTCATGCATCTTCCTTCGGCGTAAAAAGCTGCTGCCACCAAAGTGACAGAGCTGCACAGACAGGGCTGGCTGTACCCCCTTTGGCAACAGGGCTGGAGCATGCTCCCACAGCCATGTCCACCCTAGGGACAGAAACAATCCCTTCGCTGCTGGCCTCCTGCACAGAACCTGTCCCTGCAGGCTTCAGCTCTATTGATTTCACGCCCGAAGCACCTCTTCCTCCAGAAGTGGAGCCTGTGTCCAGCATTGTCTTCTCTCCACCAGCAGCTTTGGATTTGGATCCCATCAGCCTCAGGCAAAGGGCAGGCATCTCACTGGCTAGCCCAGGAGGACAGGAGATGgtctccccttccccacctcgCCATCCATCAGTAGCCTCTGAACGAGGCACAGAGGAGTCCTCCCAATGCCTTGGCCCTGGGATGCAAAAGCTGGCACTGGGGGAGGCAGGTGGCCAGCAAGGAGAAGCCTTAGCCCCTGTGGGCTTGCTGGCCGAGGATCCCTCCCCAGCTTCTGTCACCGGCCCACAGCCTGATGTGGGGCTTCCTTGGTCTGAGGACCACACGAGCAGTGGCTCTGGGGTGGCACCAGCTTCCCTGCCTGGCACCTGGGGAGTGAGGAGAGAGGAGCATGTGGTGCCTGTGCAGCATCAGGGCACGGCTGCTAGTGACAAACTAGCTTCTGTCTCTATCCTCAGGggatttaaaatgcagaaaaccaCAGAAGCTCTCCGAGCAGgtgcaggagagcagagaaatGCCTCCTTCAGTGCCACTCCTGCACACCCTGGTCCTCCTGTGGCCCGGGGGGGAGAAACAGTATCAAGAGGCCAAAAGTCTCAGGAGCCCTCTGATGATCCTGTATCCAGAAACACCGGGATGCCAGGAGGACAACAACAGAAACATGCTGGTAGGTCTCCCAATACTTCATATCTTGCTATAAGCCATCTTTAGAAGGCAGAAGTACTTGGTGGGGGCAAGGATGAGGCTGTGTCTATCACCTGCAGTCCCAACCTGGCAAGCGTAACCCAGctgtgtggggaggggaagacTTCCAACAAAGCGGTCTTGTTGGCTAAACCTCTGTTGGAAGCAAAAACATGTAATTCAAGCTGCTGGAGACTGGATGGGCTGCAAAGGGCCGgacccctgcagagcagctggggcCCAGGCTCAGCTCTGATTGCAGAGCTGAGATGTGGCTCTGGGGGCTGAAACTATAGAAATCTTGCAGCAGGAGAGGATTTTAAACGGGGCCTCTTCTGTGGCAATTTACAGCATTCCTAGAAGCGCGATATCTGTGTCCTGGTGTGTACAATAACCATTGACTATGCATTTCCTTTCCGATGTGTCAGAGCTAGGACCGCCCTGGGCAATTGAGTACTTCCCTGTCAGGAGCTGCCACATCGTCTTTCGGGATGAGTCTGGGATGTTTTACCTACCGCTGCATGCTGACATTAAAACCAACATCTGGTGCAACTGGACCATGTTAGCAGGCTCCCAGAAGCACATTGTCATCTACATCCAAGGGTTCCAGGGGAGTGATGGCTGTGGCAAGAACCATGACAAGATAATCTTCCAGGGAGTCTTGTCAAGCGTGGAAACCAAAGTGGTGTACGCCTGTCACAACCAAGGTACTCTGGTCTTTGCTACGCAAGCTACTGCGGTCCATGTATTGTTTCTATCAGGGAGTGGTTCCCTAAGCCAtgaatacagacattttaaaggaCGGTATCATATACTCAGAGACTCTGAAACTGTGAGCTCTTCAAATGATACTATAGCTCCCCAAGAGCCTGTCCAGGATGTCTccaaaaaagagagctggaggaCAGTGGTAATGAAAGATTTATTGCCCATGCTGAGAACCTCTCCAGGCCCATCAGGTGCACCTGCTGGTGGCAGGATCCAGCCTGAGCTTGTGAGCCAAGATGAAGAGGCTCAACACCCTCCTGATATCATGGAAGATGCTCAGTCTAGTGCTAACCTGAGCAAGCTTGACCTGAACAAGTGTGGTCAGCTGCAGgatgaaacagaactggaaagGAGCCTTAAGGATGGTGGCACTGAGGGCAGAGAAACCAAAGATGATGTGTTGGTGGAGCCATCTCCAGCTGGGCAAGATACTGGGCGTAAAGCTGAGCTGTTTGCTTTGGAGATTGCAAAGGGGGATGTAGAGCTGGTGTCTGCTCTGGTCACTGTAGCTCCATGTCGCTCAGCGGGTATCCCTTCCTCAGAGGTGCCCAGAAGCAACGTAGGTCTCTCTGCCAAATCATCTAGCCTGGATCAGGGCAGCAACAGCCTGTCAGAAGAAGTGGTCACTGCTGCACATCGCACGCAGACACCAGTGCTGGAAGAGCCGCTGCTAAACACGAGTACAAAACTTTCTCCTGTCTACCCCTCTCCTGGTGTGACTGCTGGAGATGTGGTATCTCCAGGAGAAAGGAATGAAGAGCTCTTTGGTAAGGTGGTTTTTGGGTTATTTGTGGCTGAATTGATGCCTGACACTGTGCAATATCCATTTCCAGTGATGCAGCACTCTCTTAAGAGGTTTTATTTGTAGACATGGCTGTCACCTTCAGTTGGTCCATGTCGTAGCACTCTTTACTCCTTCTGTATCCAAGGAAGGTGGTACTTGAGAAGATATAGGATTATCTGTTGTAATGTGGGCATCTACGGTCTGATGCTCCTCTTAACAGGGAGAGGCCGTTTCCTAACCCAAGTGCTCTGAATTATCCCTGGAGGAGCCAGCCTTTATACCCAAAGCAGACTGAATGCCCATCTTGGTGTTAAACAGCTCTGGCTTGCATTGATTCCTATGGCTGTAGCCTGGCATGATGTTCCTAGCCATGATAACCGAGTTTGAGCTCCAGAAGTtagagggaggaggtggggggaaaaaaaaggctctctTCTCCTAAGAAAGTTTAGGAGCTGATGGTAGacttcttttacagaaatatttagcCACTGATATGTATTACTTTCTGCCTGAAGGTGGAAGAGATGTTTTCAATTGGTCTTTCCTCCCCTCCAAACTGTTCTTGCCCCTTCATTGTAGATGTGGGGAAGCTCTTTTGCAGTTGCTGGCATCTAATACACAAGgccaaagctttttttcttcactggggGTCCAAGGCAGCTTTGCTGGTTGCAGGAACTCGGGTCGCTTCACAGAGATAAAACTTCATCCACTTCTAGAAATGGAAATGAGGTTTACTGGGGTGATTTCTTTCTAAAGAGCATTTCCCATTGTAGAGAAGAGTAGATTGTATTTAGAGCTTGATATTTAACTTCAGTACAAGGAATATAGAAAGGAGCTGGCACATGGCACTCTTCTTGCAAAGTGACATGCACCTaatgtacttttttccccccttaccgGTACACCGAGGTTAGCAGCCTGATTCTTTCCCTTGCTTTGACAGATCTGGTTTCTGCTCTGGCATCTCTGGAGAATGACACGGCACTGCAATCCCAGCACCATCCTGGAGGTGAGTGATGCAAAGAGTTAAGCATGTCTTAAAACACTGCCCTAAGTTCAGTCTGCTGATTGGAGTTGTGCATGGACATCATCTGCTCATTAAGTTTAGAAAGCAGTGGAGGGTGCTTCCAATTAGTAACCACTCTGAAGATTTCAATTTTTAAGATATCGCTGCAATCCCACAGTTGTGCTTTGGCCATTCTGTACTTACCCTGGAGAAACCTCAGTTCAGATGCTAAACCTGACATAAATGCTGGCTTGTTTGAGTTCAAGCATTACTTGCTGGCTGTTTAAAGAAGATTTTTCTCAGGTGAATGAGCCTCACTTCCTCAGATATACTCCATTGAGTGTCTCATGACTACCTGGATCAGAAGCCTGCAGGAGTCTTGCTCCTCAGACTGGGGAGAGGAGTAAAACCTGCTTATGGGAGTATTAGCAACTAACCAGCACAATACTGGGCTTATATAGCAGAGCAAGCCACAGAAGCAGCTTGTGAAAAGGAGTCAATACAGAAGGAGCCTGAGCTTTGAACAGGAGAAATATTGCTGAATAAATAGGCTTTAAACAGCAGACTCTGGCAAATCTGTGCCAGCCTGGATTCAGCCAGAACACAGCAGTTTATCTAAGCTGATCCCAAACAGAGATGGGTGACAGAAGTGGGCTTTTAGACTCCATCACGATACCTTTGGGAAAGATAATAGCTAAAGAAATGTGATTGCAATCAGGTACACATTAATGCTTTGTATACTTTTTGCTGAAAGATCAATTCCTGTATTCAGCACTGAGCATTAGCTAAGGTTTGTTTTCACCTGTTACTCAACAATTTGTTCTACCTGATTCACAACCTCTGGAAAGAAATACCCATGCGGCACTGACTTACACAAGCACATCCTCCTGTAGCTGTTCTACTATTGTTGATGTTTAAGGACTAACTTATTTAAGGATTCCGTTTGTGTTATGTGCACTTAAACATGCTAGGATCTTATGTCTTCTGATAGATGTGCTGTTTGAAGTAACTATTGAAATCAGACCGAAGGACTGGATTCCTCATGGACATGAGCTCAAAAAGGCTCTTCTTCAATCTATGAAGAACCATGTAAGTCTAGgcacagggaggggaagaaaaacaaatgtgatgTCCCAAATCTTCAACTACTAGAGACCATGTTGTGCCCTTCATTCCAGGGATTTTCTGTTAAAGCCACATGATGAACCAGCATCTGAGTTGCTTGTGCTGGTCACCATCTGAGGTTAATGCCAATGCCCTGGCAGGGTGCCCAGCTGTAGCGGCTGGTGTTTAGCTGCTGCAGCCCTTCATAGTGCTGTGCCATCGCAAGGCAGCAGAAAAGCATTGCAGAGACAGGGATACAAGCAACCAAAGGCTGTAACTTGCCTCTAGAAATGGGGCAGGTTGTAAGCCAGAGCCTAAAAGAGGGCAAGCATATGAGCATCTGCTTTCAGGGCTGCACCTAAACTTTCCCTTCTGGGATGCAGACATGGTTCAGCCTGCTGCCTAGTCTGGAAGGCTGCTGTCCATCCACTGCTGCTCTGTGATGGTTTAGCACCCAGTTACCTGGGGCTACTATTGCCCTTCCTTTTCCCGAATGACCTTCTGTGTTTGTGGGGGTTGAGCTGAAGTGAAGCAGATGGGAACAATTAGTATTCTCCTAGAGAAAAGGCTCAGAGCAGTGGGCTGAGACATCTAATACATCCTAAGTGGTTTGTGAAGGGGAAGAACAAGATGGGGAGGTAGACTGAGAAAAGAAACTGTTTGCTGCCATACTCCTGCCCATCAAACATCAAATCAGCACTGGTCACTCTTCCTTTGCAGATCCAGGAGAACCTGAAACTTCCTGCCAACAGAGTCAATGAAATAAAGTTAAAGGAAATCAAAAGGTAGGGTTATTGGTGTGCTGCTGGCTTGGCAGGTGACTCTGCTATAACCTCAAATACTTCTTGGACAGTGGTGGCTTGGGTTCTCAttctccttccccaggcaaaGACCCAGCCTTGTTCCTCTCCTGTGATCTGTAACTTGtcctgaaagtagaagaaaaaaaaaaatctgttttctagaGGAAAGATGGTGAAAATTGGTGTTTAGTGCTGGCTAGAGCCTTTATAGGTCTAAGATGGATTTAAACTCTGGAGAACATGAGGATCCTCACACCTGCCACGGTGTCTGCTGGAGAAAGCTGGGAGCTGTCAGCAAGGTCCCTGCCGTACTTCGTTGAGGCTGACCTGGGGCTGCAGGTTGCCACTGCAATTCGCTTTACGTGAATATCTAGTCACTTCAGCCTAGCTCCAAGTGAGGAGCCATTACTGGGCTCTCCTTTTTTCCTTGGTCCAAGtgcaaagctgcctcttctcaaATAATCTTTGCAAGAGCCTGCAGCACCACTATCTAATATAAGTGGGTGGGAGGTCTAAATGGGCTTTCAGAGCCGGGCCTGGTGGTGATGCTTTCCTCTCACCTCACCCTGGGCTCTCCCCTGCCCGCAGGATGAATGATGCCAACCTGCTGCTCACCTTCTGGCTGCACCTGAAGCCGGAGGAGAGAAATGTGTCTCTGCTCCTGCGCTCCCAGCTGGAGGGGCTGCTTGGCACCTCGGTAGGAGTGGAGAAGCTGCAGCTTATTTCGCTGTTCATTGAAGGTGGGTGTTTCACTTCTCTCTGAGATAAGCCCTTTTACGCCAAGCCTGACTCGACTTATGGGACCTATTCCCCTGTTACAGATGTGAATGAATGCAGTGCTGGGGTCGGCCTCTGCGGGGAGGAGGCAGAGTGCTTCAACAGCGTGGGCACGTACCTCTGCCGCTGCAAAAAGGACTATGAAGATCATTCTCCCACCAAGTCTGGCACCCTCTGCATCCGTGCTCCCCGATCAGGTAGAGGACAAAGtagcagctctgctttctcctgtGGCTGGGTGTTTTTCTCATGTGCGTGGGTGAATAATTTGTGCAGCATCGCTCTTGCCACGTGCAACCTGGAGTGAGCATATCAGAGTAAGGAACTCTCTCCTTGACTGGAGTCCTATCAGCTGTGTCTCTGCTAATGTGTGTTGCATGTGATGCTTAAAAATGGCACTGCTACTGGAGTGGTGGCTTTAGATGTCTGGGACTGGCGTGGGAAGGATATATAATATTATCTTTGTAAGGTAATTCCCAGCTGGTTGTCCCCTTAGGCTTCCTCCTTTGGCTTTAGGAGCTCTTCTTTTGGAGTTGTGTTTAGATATGAGTGGACTGGAGGCAAATGTGATCCTTTTAGaaactgaggagagggaggaagagtgaGGTTTACGCAGCATAGGACTCCAAGTCAGGAGGAGTCTTGTACTTGAAGGACAAATGGTCTTTCCCGGGCTCCAAAGGCATCAGCTTTCAGAGGTTAGCCTAGATAGGCATCCAAGGGGTGACCTACATCAGTTAACTGTGTCAGGTTAAAGTATCTCTGCTTGTTGGGTGTAATTCAGTGAGACATCTGTGCTCCCAAAGGCTCTCCTGAGCAGTGCCTGAAAGTTTTAGAGTGTGATGCTatttctgggctcctcagtacagaagagaggcatggacatactggaaagagtccagtgaagggccacaaggatgaggaagggactggagcatctctcctatgaggaaaggctgagagagatgggactgttcagcctggagaagagcagtctcagggggatcttatcggTGTATATAAGTGAAGGGAGGGtggaaagaagacagagccaggctcttctcagtggtgtgcAGTGACAGGAacagaggcaatgggtacaaacaaacacaggaggttccctctgagcATTGGGAAACACTTttccactgtgagggtgaccgagcaccagcacaggttgcccagggaggttgtggagtctccatccttggtgaTATTCAAAAACTgtctagacatggtcctgggcaaagggatctgggtggccctgcttgagcaggggggctggaccagatgacctctggaggtcccctCCTACCTCAACCCCTCTGTGATTGATTCTGTGATTTCCCCTCCCtgtctgaaggaggctgtggatGGAAACTCTGGGTAAGGCTCATGCTTCTTGGGAGCAGTGAGTCAATGCAGTCACCAGCGCCTGAATCTGGAGTATTTAACAGGTGGTTCAATACTGGTAACAGCCTGTGGTGTTTGCTGCCATGCTCTGCTCACTGGCTGCATTGGCACTTCCAAGTATAACCTCTCCATAAGGCTGCCATGCTCTGCTCGCTGGCTCTGTTGGCACTTCCAAGTATAACCTCTCCATAAGGCTTAGCCTCTGTTTCCCCAGCCTGCTCCTTTCCTTCCATTGGGGTTATAACTTGGCATGTGTGAACCTTTATTCCCCCAAATCTTCTGCATCTCCTGGCCTTGGCTGCTCAGAGCTTGTTGCTATCAGCAGAGTGTGGCCAAGGGTGATTTATGAATTACTTTTGCTGTAATTGATGCGGTGAGCAAACTTGGTCACTCCTC
Coding sequences within it:
- the LOC143158694 gene encoding uncharacterized protein LOC143158694 isoform X2 gives rise to the protein MFYLPLHADIKTNIWCNWTMLAGSQKHIVIYIQGFQGSDGCGKNHDKIIFQGVLSSVETKVVYACHNQGTLVFATQATAVHVLFLSGSGSLSHEYRHFKGRYHILRDSETVSSSNDTIAPQEPVQDVSKKESWRTVVMKDLLPMLRTSPGPSGAPAGGRIQPELVSQDEEAQHPPDIMEDAQSSANLSKLDLNKCGQLQDETELERSLKDGGTEGRETKDDVLVEPSPAGQDTGRKAELFALEIAKGDVELVSALVTVAPCRSAGIPSSEVPRSNVGLSAKSSSLDQGSNSLSEEVVTAAHRTQTPVLEEPLLNTSTKLSPVYPSPGVTAGDVVSPGERNEELFDLVSALASLENDTALQSQHHPGDVLFEVTIEIRPKDWIPHGHELKKALLQSMKNHIQENLKLPANRVNEIKLKEIKRMNDANLLLTFWLHLKPEERNVSLLLRSQLEGLLGTSVGVEKLQLISLFIEDVNECSAGVGLCGEEAECFNSVGTYLCRCKKDYEDHSPTKSGTLCIRAPRSVRP
- the LOC143158694 gene encoding uncharacterized protein LOC143158694 isoform X1, whose translation is MFYLPLHADIKTNIWCNWTMLAGSQKHIVIYIQGFQGSDGCGKNHDKIIFQGVLSSVETKVVYACHNQGTLVFATQATAVHVLFLSGSGSLSHEYRHFKGRYHILRDSETVSSSNDTIAPQEPVQDVSKKESWRTVVMKDLLPMLRTSPGPSGAPAGGRIQPELVSQDEEAQHPPDIMEDAQSSANLSKLDLNKCGQLQDETELERSLKDGGTEGRETKDDVLVEPSPAGQDTGRKAELFALEIAKGDVELVSALVTVAPCRSAGIPSSEVPRSNVGLSAKSSSLDQGSNSLSEEVVTAAHRTQTPVLEEPLLNTSTKLSPVYPSPGVTAGDVVSPGERNEELFDLVSALASLENDTALQSQHHPGDVLFEVTIEIRPKDWIPHGHELKKALLQSMKNHIQENLKLPANRVNEIKLKEIKRMNDANLLLTFWLHLKPEERNVSLLLRSQLEGLLGTSVGVEKLQLISLFIEDVNECSAGVGLCGEEAECFNSVGTYLCRCKKDYEDHSPTKSGTLCIRAPRSGRVGEHLLQFQAEETQLQGSEHQGIFIDKSEFPVTEGYKSVPEGVEEGKTFNCYVTVTVKMTVCINSASV